The Dermacentor silvarum isolate Dsil-2018 unplaced genomic scaffold, BIME_Dsil_1.4 Seq569, whole genome shotgun sequence genome includes the window CTGTAATGTAGTTATACTGAAGCAAATACGACATCGCTGCTTTCAGGAGGACTTCGCAGATCCACCAAAGGGGAAAGACAGCCGCAGCGGTGTTTCGCGGCTCTGTTCCACAGATGGCTGCTTTTGGCTCGACGCTTACATGGGCGAAGACTCTGCCGAGGTGCCCGACCTCTGTGACGATTTCTACGCGCACGCCTGCCACCGGCACGCCCACTCCGTCTACGCGGATGGCCGCGCCAGGCTGATGGAAGCCATGATGAATGCTCTGGTGCGCCGATCAGAGCTACCGAGCACGCGAATGCTTGGCGCTGCGGTCGCTTCCAGAGGAGCGTTCCAGACCCGACATGGCCTGGAAGCACGCGAAGGTCACATGGAGGTGCTTCAGCAATGCCTCGATGGAGGCCTGCCCATCGTCAGCGCCAGCGACCTCGACAGGCAAGCCTTTGTACTGTATTTTCGCGCATATGAAAACAAAATAGGTCGTTAAATTTTGACTTAACAATCGGGGAGCAGCCTTTATCATTTGACTTCGTCCTGCCCTAGAACATTCCTTGATCTCATTACGCTGTCTAATCTTCTGCCATATTTCCCGTGATGCTTGCAGTAATTTCCCATAAAAATACAGATGTCTGTAGTTTCATTCCACGGCTCCGCAGAAACATGTCATCAAATGTACAGGAATTTACCGTTAAAAGCACCGATCTGCCATTTCATTCCACGGCACCGCAATAACAGGCCGTCATATATCTAGATCTATTGCCCGAAAGAAATACTCGGCGCGAGTATTTATTTTGGGCCAAAATAAATGATCGGCCCGAGTAAATAGCTTCTCCAGCATATTTGGTCGGGGAGCACGTGGATGAAGGCACCAGGCATGATTATAAGCAACATAGGGTTTTGACGGAATGGGTGCCAGGAGAAGAGAAGCACAGTATGGCACAGCCGAGAACTAAGCGGTgtggtgaaattaggaaatttgcagacagaacagcaTGGTGTCAACTGGCACAAGACTGGTGTAACTGGAGATCGTGGGGAGAGGCCTTCACCCTGTTGTCAGCATAAATATGAtaatgatgaggatgatgaaGAAGAATACGAAGCGCATACCTGCAAACTGTGTCATTCCAATATGGCTTCGCAAACTTGTCATCGTAGTGACTGCGAGAAGACGTCAGCGCCGGAGTGCCCGCCTCGTACGCCGCTAGCGCTGACCAAGGCGTCTGAGAAATTCTTCAGCCGGAAACCCAACGCTACCACGCGCGACTACGCTGCCTTCATTGAAAGGTGAGCGCTTTAACGACTCTAGAAGCACCAGTTGAGACAGAGAATTGCTAATGAATGTGTTAGCGATCAGTATTGTAATTGAGTCAACCAATGGTTGAATGACTTGCTTGCGAGGTGCTTCAACTCCTGTGCAATTAGAGGCCGACAGCATCGAAATTTAATTTTGGCAAAATTTATCGCAAGTGAGTAGTCTGTCTTTGCCAAGCAATTCTTGATAAAGCTGCGCAGGGGGTCGTAATTGCGTTGCGCTGTTTTCTTGTTACAAGCCCTTcaacagcacctaagcagatgGCGCTTGTACCTGTTGTCGTAGATAAAATGCATGTCCCAGCAGGCAGCCTTCGAGATTCGTTCAGCGCGCCACGGGCGTCGCtttatctcggaggccatgccgaGGAGCCGCACGCTGAAGGTCATGCGTCATTTCCGGCTAGCGGTAATTGTGCCCAGATATAGCGCAAAACACGAATGACGGGTGGCGACCCCGCCTTGACGTTCTCGCACAATCTCGCCGTAACGTCATTAATTTTTATGGTCTAATTAACTTGGTCCTCTTAGGAATAGTACCTGATAGGTTCTAGTTAATTCTTTTTGGGTAAAAATGAactgcattgtgttctaaaggagcctaGCACTGAACCATGGCGGTTTTCCGCAACTTCCACTCAGCCCAACACGGTCCAAATACGATAAATACCTAACGATACGTGACGTCACACCAACGTACCATCGTCgtggtttcggcgcgaaattcaaaacgtTGTATTGACCTTCATTTACCTCCTCTAAAAATCATCCTATTGCAAAAATAACGACGATAGATCTGTCGCACAATACTGTATCAGTATGAACTGTATGAACAGTATCAGTGTACTGGACTAAGTCGGTTTTTTGCTTGGTAAACGCGTCTCCGTAAACCGCGTCCTTTCATTGACGTTCTCGCCTGCGTGTTGGTGCCTTTCATGTAGTTACGTGCTGGTTATTATAATCCATCTTATAGCGTTTTGTTTATGAATTGTTCATTTCCCCTTATATTTCGCTGTTTGGCTTCACTTGTTTCAATTTACGGAGGAGCGTATGAACTGCTTTTCTGAAGGTAAACGCGGCGAAATATCGTCCGTGTGTATAAGGATAACTTTAACTTGACACTACGGGTGCCAAGTGCACTACATTCGTGCACCATAGAAAAGTTCAACAGGGAATTTTACTATATTTTTTCATGAGTGATCTTGGAGGGACTCTTGATTCCTATCACAGAATGGTGTGCACTACATGCAGGgtgcttctttgttgttgtttttagacaatacaattttttttaataaaaaggaTATGACCATGAGACACCTGTAGCTCTACAGCGAGgccagaaatactttgccgctgcTTAAATTACTCTGAATAGACTGATCAACAAAAATGTGTCATTATCGTTTCAATTACATACTTGAAGGCAGTTTGTATGGAAAACAATTTATGACACACCCATTTTTAGAGATCCGATAAATCATACTTAATTTGAGGTATTCATAATCGAAATTGAAGGCCAAATCAAGGCAATTTCGAGACTGAGGGTGTGCCGCGGCGCGTCAGGCGGCAACGCTCCGTAAAGAAGTGTGGGgtgaagtttgaatgatagcacTCCCGCTGCAAATCCTGGCCCGACATACAGCGGCACATGCTTGCCAAGCAAAGCGCGCCTTATCAGTACGCACCGCGTCTGACCGAGacgttcagtttcaaacttcaTCGCGCTTTtcgtcacggggcgtttcggtctgatatgaAAGCGGGGCCGCCTTTTCTGCGCTTCGGCGGAGCTCGGTTTCGATAGCGCCTGGATGTAACGTTGAAATGCAATGATAAATATTTCAAATCGGGCGAGATTTTCAAGACGTTTAAAAAAAGGAGGGTACATTAAAGTGAGACTTCCTTCAAAAGCACCATTTCAACAATTGCCCCCAAGGCACTATTGAAAAGTGAAGAAGTTTTTGGTTGTAAGTCTGTAGaagaagggagggggaggggggggggggggctcacgggCCAGATTCACaatgcttttctttcgtaaggTCGCTTTGCCATCGGCTAGCCGTCTTCGATAATGATGTGTCGgacatccggattggctaaaattattGCTTATGAAAAATTCTAGCCTACGAAGtatttgtgaatgcgggcccacgttattagcggcaaagtatgtccaccTGGCCTAGGACCTTCTCTGCAAAAACGCCACGTTCACTGCGCTTATAGTCCATCCATATACAAATTCTGTATTGTCTAAAAACTATACCCTGCATATACGCAGGAAGAAACAATAGAATATAGATTTTCCCTGTGACATTTTTCTCCTGTTAGTTATCCCGAGTTTCGGTGAGTTTTAGTTAGTTAATTTCGGTTAGTTTTGTAGAACTCACTCCTCGCATCGCGCAGAATTTCCGTCCACCGAAATCTGGACCTAACTCCGTTCGGCAATCAAGGCCGCGCTCCACAGCCGTCTGTACTCTCCGCGGAGTGGTTCAAACGCGCCTGCCACTGGGTTTCCCGTGCTGCGCGATGCCACTTGAGGGACAACCTGGGGCGTTCTCACGCTGAGCTTCGCGCCTACCAGCGTGCCTGGAAAGTCCTCTACTTTGCACCTTTCATGGGACTGCAGGTGAGGCATTCGATTCCAAGGCATGGAGCCACGTGAAGTCGCCGTGGCGTCGGGaaacgtgctcgtctcgcaccccggagaccCGGGTTAAATTGCCACCCAGACCGAAAAGtgacaaattttcttttcaaagccaacaatttactttgcttacaggaGCATCCCTAATAAATGGGACCTGAGTCTGAGCTTTTCTCGACTTCTTCTTACTCTtagcggcgtcggccatttttgctACGATCTCTCGGTCAGGCTTACGGATTGTCGCGTAATGGGgtttataatgctttcgcattaataagatGTCTCCATGTTTCTCTGATCGTACGGACGTCCCTGCAAAGcacgaatccctgccacggcggccgagTAACTGCGCATCGATCGAAAACTAGCAGCAGCCAAATTATTGCCCGCCAATACTCGAGTCTGCATCGGACAAGTGTTGGACCGATGGTGCGAGAGGAAAAGCAAAGGGAATTGCTTCACGAAGAGTTCGCAAGCCAAGACTCACTGCGTGACGAATGCTCTCTCGCACTTCATTGCCTTGCTCCATGGTGTAGACGCAAACGCAGCGTGCAACCAGGCACCGGCGATCTAACCCTAACCGCTTGCGGTTCGCTGTCGCGCTCAAATCGTTTCCCATCGCAGTCGTCACCAATCACGTGACCTCCAGCGCTTGGCGCGTGGCTCGCGCATGCGTCATCGCGCTCAGGACGACATGatggcatggaggaagaaaaaagacTAGGAGAGAGATTCACGTGACAATTTTGACTTCGAGTCGTATGGAATATGAAATAAGGGCTTATAGAAAATGCAGCCCTCCCTgtgtgataggcaagcggtaattTATAGCCGCCGAATGCGCGGATAGTATGCAACAGAGTACGGCTGAAAGCGGGTGTTGATGACACATTGTGGCTAAAAATGCTATGACGAAGCAATGCCTTGAGAAGTCCGGCAACCTTACAGGGCCTATTTTCCTAGAGGCTACGCGCAGACAGGCGCCGAAGGGAGGGAGCGCGGGGTCAGAGGAGGTAGCTTACCGAGCCTAACAGCCTCGCAACCTCACGTCCTGCTCCTCCTTCCTCTATGTACACCAGCGGTGAAGGCGATGGA containing:
- the LOC125941896 gene encoding uncharacterized protein LOC125941896, with the protein product MGEDSAEVPDLCDDFYAHACHRHAHSVYADGRARLMEAMMNALVRRSELPSTRMLGAAVASRGAFQTRHGLEAREGHMEVLQQCLDGGLPIVSASDLDSDCEKTSAPECPPRTPLALTKASEKFFSRKPNATTRDYAAFIERISVHRNLDLTPFGNQGRAPQPSVLSAEWFKRACHWVSRAARCHLRDNLGRSHAELRAYQRAWKVLYFAPFMGLQAEPLVGLLYREPPAPRVHACLSIMADVFEDDAFAVAKQVLAGTVDDLEGSLSQLGRDARATMRESTRSMMAEVAGDPQYLALPQDIVSPDEEDDPSVVLVDSYHGSGENTTLFSSQ